In the genome of Streptomyces sp. NBC_00433, the window CGGCGAGCTGTTCGGGATCTACCCCGAGGGCACCCGCTCGCCCGACGGCCGCCTGTACCGGGGCAAGCCGGGCGGCCTGGCCCGCGTCGCCCTCGCCAGCAAGGCACCGGTGATCCCGGTGGCGATGATCGACACGGAGAAGGTGCAGCCGGTGGGGAAGGTCGTACCGAAGCTCTCGATCCGACCCGGCATCAGGATCGGCAAGCCGCTGGACTTCTCCCGCTACGCGGGCATGGAGGGCGACCGCTTCATCCTGCGGTCGATCACGGACGAGGTCATGTACGAGATCATGAAGCTCTCCGGCCAGGAGTACGTCGACATCTACGCGACCGCGGCCAAGCGGCTCCTCGCCGCGGAGTCCAACTCCCCGACGCCCCCTCGGTAGGCCGTCCCCCCCCCTTGCGCAGGGGGCGCCCTTCCGCCGGGCGCGGTGGGTGTGCGGCTCCCCTTCGGCAAGGGGGTGCCTCTCCGTGCACCGCGGTCGGGGGTCCCTTGCGCAGGGGGCGCCTTTCCGCTGGGCGCGGTGGGTGTGGGGCTTCCCTTCGGCAAGGGGGTGCCTGACAGGGGCGCGGGGAACTGGTCGACCAGCCCACCACCGGCCGGTGGTCCCGAGCGAAGCGAGATGGGGGTACTCCCGGGCAAAGCTCTGGGGGAGGACCGAACAGCCCCTTCGGG includes:
- a CDS encoding 1-acyl-sn-glycerol-3-phosphate acyltransferase, whose amino-acid sequence is MFYGAMKIAIGSPLKAAFRPWVEGLEHIPHDGPAILASNHLSFSDSFFLPAVLDRKVTFIAKEEYFTSPGVKGKLTAAFFKGVGQLPVDRSGARGAGEAAIKSGVAVLERGELFGIYPEGTRSPDGRLYRGKPGGLARVALASKAPVIPVAMIDTEKVQPVGKVVPKLSIRPGIRIGKPLDFSRYAGMEGDRFILRSITDEVMYEIMKLSGQEYVDIYATAAKRLLAAESNSPTPPR